The Aspergillus flavus chromosome 6, complete sequence nucleotide sequence CAAAGCCATGTCCAAACCTCACAACAGTACTTGAAGTGGTTGATTAGATCACCAGAACCGCCGGGTCTAGGCGTGTCTAGACCATAGTATAACCTCAATAAGCTCGCCATCTAGGCCACCTGTCAACCACAGTTTACTGGTAATGTGACCTCGCTACCATGCGAAAAATTAATTTGCTCGAATGACTCTTTCCGGAACAAATCTCACGCCCGAGTCTTCCTGGGCGTTCTTTCACCTGGTGAAAGTGTAATGGCTGGATGTAACCCTATCCATTAAGTAATCGTCAACCCTTTCAGGGAACGAGCCGGATACTTCCGTCTCCTCGCGTCGGACCCCTTCATCCCaacatttttctttttaccctCTCGTGGAAATAAAAGGGAGTGGGGCTTACTTACTAATGATGGCATATTTCAGCCATTATGCTGGTATGTAGGGGGGATATGTTTGTTTCCTGGCAGGTTGTCATGGAGGAGGTTGGGTACTCTCCTTCTGTACAGGATGATAGGAGGTCTTTTCCCAACTAAATGAAACTCGTCTGTGCGAGGAGAACTAATTTGCCATTTAATTTCCTCCACTGAAACCTTTACCTGTACTCTTTTCTCTAGTATTCAACTATCCTTACCTTATTTCGAAGACCCTAGGTACtaagacaaaaaaaaaaaaaaaaaaaaaactatgTAAAATGAACCTCCACCGAGGTAAAATGAACGACAACGGCATGTCGATCAACGTTACCAACCCAAACCCTACATTGGGGGTTGATGTTTATGCACCCCTTGCGTAGGAGTTAACTAGCTAATCGCTACATGACCTTGCGTTGCCTCGTACTGTGGGAGAATTTAAGCACCAGTTGTTTCATCTGTTCCTGCGTAAGTAGGTTATGGTTTATGTTTGTCGTCATTTTAGATTAGACAGACGGTTAAATGTCAAGGAGAACTTTCCTTCGGCCCTTTCTGTTATGCTTTGAGGTTGAACTTTGTGCGTGAACTCAATTGATCCCTTTTGTGAGGAGGAGTCTGTAGTATATGTCAATCTAGGGGTAAAGGTATGTCAGTGGGGAGGAAGTTCAAGATTTGGAATTCGGGTTGTCTgactctgtttctctttgaTAATAGGTTGCCCTTTCTGTTGTAGGGTTAGAGGGTTGGTGTGTGGATGAGGGGCTTGACACGAATGATCGACATCCCTTGATAAATGCCACGAAGAGTTGGCATTCTGCTCGGTACACCTTCCTAGTTATTCAGCTGGAGTATAGAGTAGTTTATGATCGGGATTTGCTATATTGGGACTTCTGCGGGGATGTTTCGATATACATAGCAAACGTGGTGAAGGTTCAGATCAATTCTCGAACGGTGTAGCATGTACAACAATTGCAAGTAAAGGTTGTTATGCATGCTAAATAGGATAGAAGACTAAAGAAACCAATCAAACACGTCACTCACAATCCAAACTTTCCCGAATCATATTCCGAATCACATCGCCCAGTTCTCGCAACGTGGTTGGATTTCTCGGGATAATATGACCTCCACCATGGTCAAAATACTCAGCATTATCAACATTGCAGAGATCATACAATGCCTTCGACCCCTCTAGAAACGCATCCTCCGCACCGATAACATGACAAGTCGGGACGGGGATATattcctcatcatcaagcCCTGTAGGAATAATAACCTTTCCCGAGTGAATATCAATGGCCGGCCAGCCTGATATGAACACCGCGCATTTGATTCGCACTGGCCGTCCGGACTCTTTATACCGTCGCTGTTCTTCTATTATGACGGAGGCAGCTACTGTCGCCCCTTCTGAGTATGCAATGAGTCCTTGAATCTTGTCATTTTGCTCGATCTGGTCGAGAACCAGATCCACAGCCTTTTTCGCACTCGCCGCGGTTGCTTCATTCTTCGTCCCGTGTTCCACGTAGTGCATCGCTTGTTCCCGATTGGGGATGCTGGGCAATTTCCGCAGTTTGACTGCGAAATCATCGCGCACATAGATGTAGCGGTAATTTGGCGGCGGTCCAAAGTAGCCGTCAAATTCCGGTGGAGGGTTTGCGAGGATCGGGCCACGGGTGAAGTGGAATTTGGCTGAATTGGTGCGTTGGAGCTCTTCAACTAACTGCCCTATAGATCATATGTCAGAGCTATTTGACCATTACCTGGGAGGACCTGCGAGCGTACCAAGCTGGGCTTTGAAAATCTATCGTTGAAGCATGGTTAGTATTCTTGAATGTAGGCATGTTTCCGACAGAGATCATACATTTTCATTGCCGTAGGCCCCAGGAAGACACAGGAACTCCATAATCTCAGGATTGGTATAGATGAACCAACTGCCAATCAAGAAAGCTCATAGACGCATGCGCTGAGCTGGAGATTCGAAGCACGTATACTGCCGAGTTACTATACAGTAGATCTTCTTGAGTTTGGCTGTTTATCCTGGGAAAGTCATGCCACGGAGTAAAGTATCAAATCAGTCCGTGCGCAAAACCCGCATTTCCATGACGTTGTTTAATTATTTCCCCAGCCAATAAATGAGGATCCATAAGTATGAAGAAATTATAAGCCCTGGATCATGAGGTAGAGTTCACCCCTTGGGCAGATCGTGGGCTTTTGCCTCGTTTACCCCTGACAACCCAAGTCATAGTCGCAACGTGTAGAATGACGACGAATGAAGGGGGATCTGGGACGCTTTAATTGCGTGTTGTTCGTCGAATAAGGCCCTCAGAACCAAATACAGGCAAGGGGGGTAATTTAGGGTGCCGTTAGAAAGTGAGTCCTAGCATGCCTTCAAAGGCCATGCGACCCTTTGAAACTCCTAGACATACAGTCACATACTTAAGGGTGCTGCCAAGGTCACTCTTAGGGGATTACCTTTCGACTGACCCCATTCTTGCGTCCAAACTGCGATATCTGTCAGCATGAATGGAGTCAATGGAACAGATGGCTCCCATGGCCGCAATGAGTCCGATAGGGCCGCCATAGTGGGAATGTCATGCCGGCTTCCTGGCATGGTAGATAGCCCAAGCCGTCTGTGGGAGCTATGCTCTCGTGCCCGAAGCGCATGGTCCGAAGTTCCAGAGTCTCGATTCGATGCGGCAGGCTACTACCATCCGACACCTGGCCGAGCCGGATCATTCAACTATAAAGGTGGTCACTGGTTGGATGAGGACGTCGGCCTGTTTGATGCGCCGTTTTTTAATGTCACAATGAAAGAAGCACAGTCGATGGACCCTCAGCAGCGCATCTTACTCGAATGTACATATGAAGCTCTCGAGAATGCCGGCCTTACGAAAAGTTCCTTGTCATCCCAGCGTGTCGGCGTTTTTATCGGGGGATCAACCTCGGAGTACAACATGAGAAACACCAAAGATCCTGAAAATATCCCTATGTTTCAAGCGACTGGTGGGACGATGTGCATGCAGGCAAATCGCATATCGTACTACTTCAACTTGAAAGGTCCTAGTGTCTCTGTTGACACTGCCTGCTCTTCAAGCTTATCCGCATTGCACCTAGCATGCCAGAGTCTGAAGTCAGGAGAATCGGAAATTGCAATTGTTGGAGCATGCCATATTAACTTGATACCGGAGCAGTCAATCTCGATGGCGCTGTCAAGGTGAGCATGCCCAGGGCTAGCTGACTTAGCATAATCGAAGCTACCCGTGGCTAGCCAACGACTGAACGCTGACGCTTGACGAAACCCACAGGCTTCTTGCGGATAGTGGACGATGCTATGCATTTGATCATCGAGCATCTGGAGGCTTTGGCCGTGGCGAAGGTTGTGGATGTATCGTGATCAGACCACTGGACGCAGCGGTCGAGGCAAATGATGCTGTTCGGGCAGTAATCGTCGGTACAGGAGTAAATCAAGATGGTCGAACAACTGGGATCACGCAGCCGAATAGTGGTGCTCAGGAAGAACTCATACGCGCCGTTTACGAGTCCGCCGGTATCGATCCGTCAGAAACTGGATATGTCGAGGCGCATGGAACAGGTACCAAAATCGGTGATCCAATCGAGGCCTCGGCGCTACATGCTGTATTTGGCGGAGGACGGACATCACGGCGTCCATTGTATATAGGGTCCGTCAAGTCGAATGTCGGCCATACGGAATCAGTCAGCGGTATTATATCTGTCATCAAAACTGCAATGATGTTGGAAAAGGAGTTGATACTGCCCAATTGCAATTTCGAGAAGCCAAACCCTGCAATACCCCTGCAGGAGTGGAATTTGAAAGTGAGCGCCTTCCGATGCGCCTTCCTAACGAAAGTGATATTCTAACTTGACCCCAGGTCCCGACGAAGTTAATACCATGGCCGAGGAATAAGCGCTATGCGAGCATCAACAATTTCGGTTTTGGAGGATCCAACGCACATGCTATCCTGACAAAGGCGCCTCCGGCACAGAGTGACATGTTCACAGAACTAGAGAACCTTGTCCATGGAAGCAGTGACGATACTCAGAGCCATGCTCCAACCCGCAGAGTATACCCCATTTCTGCCAATGACAAGCAAGCCTTTACGCGCCGCTTGAAGGCCTTGGAGACATATCTTGAACAACAGCCGGAAGCATTCAACATGTATCTCATGGAGAATCTGGCATACACACTTGGTGAGCGACGGACTGCCTTTCCATGGAGAGCAGCGGTTTCTGCGGCCTCTGCAACTGAGCTGATCGGA carries:
- a CDS encoding serine hydrolase FSH; translated protein: MEFLCLPGAYGNENIFKAQLGQLVEELQRTNSAKFHFTRGPILANPPPEFDGYFGPPPNYRYIYVRDDFAVKLRKLPSIPNREQAMHYVEHGTKNEATAASAKKAVDLVLDQIEQNDKIQGLIAYSEGATVAASVIIEEQRRYKESGRPVRIKCAVFISGWPAIDIHSGKVIIPTGLDDEEYIPVPTCHVIGAEDAFLEGSKALYDLCNVDNAEYFDHGGGHIIPRNPTTLRELGDVIRNMIRESLDCE